In Thermovirga sp., the genomic window GCAGCCAGCCTCTGAACCAGGTAATCCTCGCCCCCGATCCCGGCCCACAGGATCCTGGGCCGGCGTAAACCGGGGAAGGCGCCTATCCCGGCAAGTTCAAGCGGGAAGGGCCTCGTTTTTTTTAGTGAAAGGCCGTGTTCCAAAGTGCTTTCGAGCTTGTAAAGAAGAGTATAAGGTATCTCGCCGCAAAATTTGAGGGTGATATGGTAGGCGTCCTCCCTGACCCACCGGATTTCAGGCATCATTTTTTTAAAGTGGGAAACCCACCTCGAAAGCTTTTCCCTGACCGAGCCGTCGAGTTCGACGCAGACAAAGCACCGAACAAGGTCAACAGCCATGGTCAACACCCCTTGCGCGTCTCAAGGCCACGACCACCTCCGCGAGAGCCGAGGCGACGGCCATTTCCCTGATCGACCTCCTGTCCCCCTTGAAGTATCTCTCAAAGGCCTTGCTCCCGGAGGATGAGGTCACGGCGAACCATACTAACCCTACGGGTTTCCCGGGTACCGCTCCTCCCGGACCCGCGATCCCCGTGACCGAACAGGCTATGTCGGACTCGAAAAGATTCAAAGCGCCGAGGGCCATTGCAAGGGCGCACTCTTCGCTAACGGCTCCATGTTCCTGGATCAATTCTTCCGAAACCTTGAGGATCCTCGTCTTGGAACGGTTTGAATAACTGACGACCCCGCCGGCGAAGACGTCGGAAGAGCCAGCGTTATCGGTGAGAGCTCCCGACAGAAGCCCTCCTGTACAGGATTCAGCGCAACAAATCGTAAGCCCTCTGGCTCTTGCTTCGGCAAGGACCACGCGGGAAAGCTCTTCAACACGACCCGCGCTCTCATTTGCTTCTTTCATATCCGGGTCATAACCCGCAGACCCCCGCCCAGGAAAAACCATGATAACCCCCTGAGTATAAGATTAGTCATAAGTCCGGCAAGGACATCATCGGCCATTATGCCAATTCCCGCCGGCAGTTTTTCCACGTTCCTGACCGGAAAGGGTTTGACGATATCGAGAATCCTGAAAAGTCCCAAAGCCGGCAGAAAAAAATGAGGACCGAAACCGTATAGGGATATCCACATCCCGACCACTTCGTCGATGACAACTTCCGGCGGATCCTTCACGCCTATACGCTTAGAGTAGGACCAGGATGCTATTCCTCCAAGGACGGCCAGCAGGATTATCAACACCGCATTGACGGGCAGGAACATCGCGACCACTACGGCCGCGAAGGAGGCCAGAGTCCCGGGCATCCCGGTTAGGAATCCCAGACCCAGGCAAGTGCTCACGAGTTCGTCCGGGCGACATTCCCTCACGGCGTCACAACCTCCCCGACCAAGTCATGCTCCAGGGCTTCCAGTATCCTGACCTTCACGAACTCGCCCGGCCTGATGACCTCTTTAAAGCTTGCTTCGATCACACCGTCGACTTCGAGAGCCTCCCTGAAGGAACGGCCTTCCAGGTACTCATCTTCAGGGTGGCACCCATCGACCAGGACCTTGAGGACTGCCCCCTCGAAGAGCTTCTGCCTGTCGAGGGAGATTTCCTCCTGGAGAGAGAAGAGACGTTCCATCCTTTCCCTCTTGACATCCTCGTCGACCTGGCCTTCCATCGCCGCCGCCGGTGTCCCCTCTTCCGGGTAAAAGGGGAAAACGCCTACCCTGTCGATTTTCGCCGATTTGAGAAAGGCAAGCAGTTTCTCAAAGTCTTCCGCTGTCTCTCCGGGAAAGCCCACCATGATGGTGGTCCTCAGCGCGAACCACGGATCCAGCGAACGGGCAAAGGAAAAGAGATCCAAGGCCCTTTCGCCTTCGGCTCCTCCCCGGTTCATGGCCTCCAGGATCCGGGCGGAGGCGTGCTGAACGGGCATATCCAGATAGTTGAGGAAGAGATCGCTGGAAACCACCTTTTCGATCAGATTTCTATCGACCCTTCCCGGGTTAAGATAAAGAAGTCTGAACCAAAGGTCTTCTCTCTCGAAACGATCCTCAAACCCATCAATAAGCAGGTCGAGGTCTACCTCATCTCCCGCGTCCTGCCCATAGGCGGTAAGGTCTTGGGCAACCAGGCAAATCTCCCTGGCGCCTTCGGAGACCAACCTTGCCGCCTCCTCGTAAATTATCGTGGAGGGTACGCTCGCAAAGGGACCCCTGATGCTTGGAATGGTGCAGTAACTGCAACGATTGTCACATCCCTCGCTGATCTTCAGGTACCTGGTCCAGGAGGGAGTGCCCGGGAGCAGGATTCGGTTTTGGCACGGGTGCCCTCCGATCATCGCTTTCGCTATCGCCTCGGTATCTCCCGCCCTAGCGAAAAGATCGGCCGATGGGATCTCTGACCTGAGATCCTTCTCATACCTGTTGACGAGGCATCCCACGATCCCCAGGAATTTCAGTTTTCCCGATTGCCTGAGGATTTCCAGGTCCAGGATGGCATCGATGCTCTCCTCCACGGCGGGAGCGATAAAACCACAGGTGTTAACGATCGCCGCGTCAGCTTCATCGGAGGTTGCTACCAAGCGATGACCACCTTTTCCGAGAACCCCCGCAATTGCTTCGCTGTCAACCTGATTTTTGGAACAGCCAAGGCTTAAAAGGAATACTTTCATCGGAAAGGTTATAGCCTCTTCATGGATCCATCGGGGAGGAATTCGATAGTGACGACTTCACCCATCCTACCAATGGAGTCAACTTCCTGAGCATCCCAGGTCAGCGATACGGCCCCAGCGCTTCCGAACCTTATGGTTGTCCGGATATCGATGATCGTCTCGTAGGAATCACCAGCGTAAAGGGTCTTCTGGACCTTCCCTCCGTCGTCACGATTCACCCCGATCCAGCAAGGTCCGCTGGCC contains:
- the thpR gene encoding RNA 2',3'-cyclic phosphodiesterase; amino-acid sequence: MAVDLVRCFVCVELDGSVREKLSRWVSHFKKMMPEIRWVREDAYHITLKFCGEIPYTLLYKLESTLEHGLSLKKTRPFPLELAGIGAFPGLRRPRILWAGIGGEDYLVQRLAAIVERAAVAAGMEKDKRPFHPHVTLARIPLGVDLPVEALREMNNSSESWGEWNVSSLTLMRSELLPEGPRYSPIVVFEFSNDLEVR
- a CDS encoding CinA family protein, translated to MKEANESAGRVEELSRVVLAEARARGLTICCAESCTGGLLSGALTDNAGSSDVFAGGVVSYSNRSKTRILKVSEELIQEHGAVSEECALAMALGALNLFESDIACSVTGIAGPGGAVPGKPVGLVWFAVTSSSGSKAFERYFKGDRRSIREMAVASALAEVVVALRRARGVDHGC
- a CDS encoding phosphatidylglycerophosphatase A translates to MPGTLASFAAVVVAMFLPVNAVLIILLAVLGGIASWSYSKRIGVKDPPEVVIDEVVGMWISLYGFGPHFFLPALGLFRILDIVKPFPVRNVEKLPAGIGIMADDVLAGLMTNLILRGLSWFFLGGGLRVMTRI
- the rimO gene encoding 30S ribosomal protein S12 methylthiotransferase RimO; the encoded protein is MKVFLLSLGCSKNQVDSEAIAGVLGKGGHRLVATSDEADAAIVNTCGFIAPAVEESIDAILDLEILRQSGKLKFLGIVGCLVNRYEKDLRSEIPSADLFARAGDTEAIAKAMIGGHPCQNRILLPGTPSWTRYLKISEGCDNRCSYCTIPSIRGPFASVPSTIIYEEAARLVSEGAREICLVAQDLTAYGQDAGDEVDLDLLIDGFEDRFEREDLWFRLLYLNPGRVDRNLIEKVVSSDLFLNYLDMPVQHASARILEAMNRGGAEGERALDLFSFARSLDPWFALRTTIMVGFPGETAEDFEKLLAFLKSAKIDRVGVFPFYPEEGTPAAAMEGQVDEDVKRERMERLFSLQEEISLDRQKLFEGAVLKVLVDGCHPEDEYLEGRSFREALEVDGVIEASFKEVIRPGEFVKVRILEALEHDLVGEVVTP